One window of the Klebsiella oxytoca genome contains the following:
- a CDS encoding ComEC family protein, whose protein sequence is MRLPQLAGCVIIAILPLLWLPILPGRFVIWTIIIFALLIAQCRRRPAQYTALMMLFLVWGLLSARQALWPMEMLTDRNLQAEVELIATDGQTAHQGRIIRLDGRRLFPAPGISLYGNYLPEPPCAGQIWTMTLRARPVHGQLNDGGFDSQRYALSQHRPLTGRFITAEVRERKCSLRARYLTSLTQTLTALPWQTVILGLGMGERLAVPREIKTLMQETGTSHLMAISGLHIALGASLGWLLLRGVQFFLPCRWVSWRAPLLIGLACAFFYAGLTGMQPPALRTCVALAVGCLLRLSGKRWSPWQIWLCCLGAILFADPLSVLSESLWLSAFAVAALIFWYQLAPMPGGKRHWLLRQSIALCHLQIGLMFLLAPLQIALFHGISLTSVIANFIAVPLVTFVVVPLILTGMFLHLCGPLIIEMAMWQSADRILAALFWSLRQLPPGWLDVDGRWLGISILPWLTLIVWRFHAWRKLPAFCLGCFTLLSWPFWRNSVADEWRVTMLDVGQGLAMVIERQGAALLYDTGLAWPDGDSGQQIIIPWLRWHHLQLEGIVLSHEHLDHRGGLNSVLKAWPRIWVRSPLGWAGHLACQRGEVWQWRGLTFRALWPLPGATKQGNDRSCVVRIDDGKHSILLTGDIETPAEQAMISRYWQHLASTIIQVPHHGSNTSSGIALLRSVAGEAALASASRYNAWRMPSTKVQQRYRKQGYRWFDTPHLGQITVIFSPDGWQIHGLRDDVLPRWYHQWFGGNA, encoded by the coding sequence ATGCGTTTACCACAACTTGCGGGCTGCGTGATCATTGCTATCCTGCCGCTGCTCTGGTTACCCATTTTACCCGGACGGTTTGTCATATGGACAATCATTATCTTTGCTCTACTTATTGCGCAATGTCGTCGTAGACCCGCGCAATATACGGCATTGATGATGCTATTTTTGGTCTGGGGCTTACTCAGCGCCAGGCAGGCGCTATGGCCAATGGAAATGTTAACCGACAGAAATCTGCAGGCTGAAGTTGAGCTGATTGCGACTGACGGACAGACAGCTCATCAGGGCCGGATTATTCGTCTGGACGGGCGACGGCTGTTTCCTGCGCCAGGCATAAGCCTGTATGGCAACTATCTGCCAGAACCCCCCTGTGCCGGTCAGATTTGGACAATGACGCTTCGTGCGCGTCCGGTGCATGGTCAGCTCAACGACGGCGGGTTCGATAGCCAACGTTATGCGTTATCGCAGCATCGCCCGTTAACCGGGCGCTTTATCACTGCTGAAGTGCGGGAACGAAAATGTAGTTTGCGCGCACGCTATCTGACATCGCTAACGCAAACGCTGACTGCGTTGCCGTGGCAAACGGTGATATTGGGATTAGGCATGGGCGAACGTCTGGCGGTACCTCGTGAGATCAAGACTCTGATGCAGGAAACCGGCACATCGCACCTGATGGCGATTTCGGGCTTACATATTGCGTTAGGGGCTTCTTTGGGCTGGTTGTTACTCAGGGGAGTGCAGTTCTTTCTCCCATGCCGCTGGGTCAGTTGGCGAGCACCGCTGCTTATTGGACTGGCATGCGCATTTTTCTATGCCGGGCTAACCGGTATGCAGCCACCCGCGCTGCGTACCTGCGTTGCGCTGGCAGTCGGCTGCCTGCTTCGACTATCGGGAAAACGCTGGTCGCCGTGGCAAATATGGCTCTGCTGCCTCGGTGCGATACTGTTTGCCGACCCGCTTTCGGTGCTATCTGAAAGCCTCTGGCTTTCCGCATTTGCCGTTGCGGCGCTTATCTTCTGGTATCAGCTGGCGCCGATGCCGGGTGGTAAAAGGCACTGGCTTCTGCGGCAAAGCATTGCGCTATGCCATCTGCAGATTGGATTGATGTTCTTACTCGCGCCCCTGCAGATTGCTCTCTTTCACGGCATCAGCTTAACGTCCGTGATCGCCAATTTTATCGCCGTGCCGTTGGTGACATTTGTCGTTGTCCCACTGATTCTGACAGGCATGTTTCTCCATCTCTGCGGGCCGCTGATTATTGAGATGGCCATGTGGCAATCCGCAGACCGTATTCTGGCTGCGTTATTCTGGTCATTACGGCAGCTGCCGCCCGGTTGGCTGGACGTAGATGGCCGCTGGCTTGGGATAAGCATACTGCCATGGCTGACGTTAATAGTCTGGCGCTTCCATGCGTGGCGCAAATTGCCGGCGTTTTGTTTAGGTTGTTTCACGCTGCTGAGCTGGCCATTCTGGCGCAATAGCGTTGCCGATGAATGGCGAGTTACGATGCTGGATGTGGGACAGGGGCTGGCTATGGTGATTGAGCGGCAGGGCGCGGCCCTTCTCTACGATACCGGGCTTGCCTGGCCAGACGGAGACAGCGGCCAGCAAATTATTATTCCCTGGCTGCGCTGGCATCATTTGCAGCTTGAAGGCATAGTTCTTAGCCACGAGCATCTCGATCATCGCGGCGGACTGAATTCAGTATTAAAAGCATGGCCCCGGATATGGGTGCGTAGCCCGTTAGGCTGGGCAGGGCATTTAGCGTGCCAGCGCGGAGAGGTCTGGCAATGGCGGGGCTTAACCTTTCGTGCCCTGTGGCCTTTACCCGGAGCAACAAAGCAGGGGAACGATCGTTCTTGCGTGGTGCGAATTGATGATGGAAAGCACAGCATTCTGCTGACCGGGGATATCGAAACGCCTGCAGAACAGGCGATGATTAGCCGCTACTGGCAGCATCTTGCGTCTACAATTATTCAGGTTCCGCATCACGGAAGTAACACCTCTTCGGGAATAGCCTTACTGCGGAGCGTTGCCGGAGAAGCGGCACTCGCTTCGGCTTCCCGTTATAACGCATGGCGGATGCCATCAACGAAAGTGCAGCAGCGCTACCGAAAACAGGGTTATCGATGGTTCGACACCCCTCATCTGGGGCAAATTACGGTTATATTTTCCCCAGATGGCTGGCAAATCCATGGCTTACGAGATGATGTTTTGCCTCGTTGGTATCATCAGTGGTTTGGCGGGAACGCGTAG
- the msbA gene encoding lipid A ABC transporter ATP-binding protein/permease MsbA, whose product MQNDKDLSTWQTFRRLWPIIAPFKPGLIVAAVALVLNAASDTFMLSLLKPLLDDGFGKTDRSVLIWMPLVVIGLMILRGITSYVSSYCISWVSGKVVMTMRRRLFSHMMGMPVAFFDKQSTGTLLSRITYDSEQVASSSSSALITVVREGASIIGLFAMMFYYSWQLSLILIVLAPIVSVAIRVVSKRFRNISKNMQNTMGQVTTSAEQMLKGHKEVLMFGGQEVETKRFDKVSNKMRLQGMKMVSASSISDPIIQLIASLALAFVLYAASFPSVMETLTAGTITVVFSSMIALMRPLKSLTNVNAQFQRGMAACQTLFAILDSEQEKDEGKRVIERAKGNLEFKNVTFRYPGREVAALRNIDLNIPEGKTVALVGRSGSGKSTIASLITRFYDVDDGQILLDGHDLREYTLSSLRDQVALVSQNVHLFNDTVANNIAYARTEEYSREQIEEAARMAYAMDFINKMDNGLDTIIGENGVMLSGGQRQRIAIARALLRNSPILILDEATSALDTESERAIQAALDELQKNRTSLVIAHRLSTIEQADEIVVVEDGQIVERGSHIDLLEHKGVYAQLHKMQFGA is encoded by the coding sequence ATGCAGAACGATAAAGATCTCTCCACGTGGCAGACCTTCCGCCGACTCTGGCCGATTATAGCGCCGTTTAAACCCGGGCTAATCGTCGCAGCGGTAGCGTTAGTGCTTAACGCGGCTAGTGATACCTTCATGCTATCGCTTCTTAAACCGTTACTGGATGATGGTTTTGGTAAAACGGATCGCTCGGTGCTGATATGGATGCCGCTGGTGGTGATCGGATTGATGATTCTGCGCGGCATCACCAGCTACGTTTCGAGCTACTGTATCTCATGGGTTTCCGGCAAAGTTGTTATGACAATGCGCCGTCGTTTATTCAGCCATATGATGGGGATGCCGGTTGCCTTTTTTGACAAACAGTCCACCGGGACGCTGTTATCGCGTATCACCTATGATTCTGAGCAGGTTGCATCTTCCTCTTCCAGCGCGCTGATTACCGTCGTGCGTGAAGGTGCGTCGATTATTGGCCTGTTCGCTATGATGTTTTATTACAGCTGGCAGCTGTCATTGATTCTCATTGTTCTGGCGCCGATCGTATCCGTGGCAATTCGCGTGGTCTCGAAGCGTTTTCGTAATATCAGCAAAAATATGCAGAACACCATGGGTCAGGTGACTACCAGCGCAGAGCAGATGCTGAAAGGGCATAAAGAAGTGCTGATGTTTGGCGGCCAGGAGGTAGAAACCAAACGGTTTGATAAAGTCAGCAATAAGATGCGCCTGCAGGGGATGAAAATGGTCTCCGCGTCATCAATCTCAGACCCGATTATTCAGCTGATTGCTTCTCTGGCGCTGGCATTCGTGCTCTACGCGGCGAGCTTCCCTAGCGTGATGGAGACGCTGACGGCCGGGACAATTACCGTGGTCTTCTCCTCGATGATCGCCCTGATGCGCCCGCTGAAATCGCTGACTAACGTTAACGCGCAGTTCCAGCGCGGGATGGCCGCCTGTCAGACGCTTTTCGCAATTCTTGACTCCGAGCAGGAAAAAGATGAAGGCAAGCGGGTAATTGAGCGCGCGAAGGGCAACCTCGAATTTAAAAACGTTACCTTCAGATATCCGGGACGTGAAGTCGCTGCGCTGCGCAACATCGATCTGAATATTCCGGAAGGAAAGACCGTGGCCCTCGTAGGGCGTTCTGGGTCGGGCAAATCGACCATCGCCAGCCTGATCACGCGTTTTTACGATGTCGATGACGGACAGATTTTACTGGATGGTCACGATCTACGCGAATATACGCTGAGCTCCTTACGCGATCAGGTCGCGCTGGTGTCGCAAAACGTCCATCTTTTTAATGATACCGTGGCGAATAATATCGCCTATGCGCGTACCGAAGAGTACAGCCGTGAACAGATAGAAGAAGCGGCTCGTATGGCTTATGCCATGGATTTCATCAATAAAATGGACAATGGTCTGGATACGATTATCGGTGAAAATGGCGTAATGCTATCAGGCGGTCAGCGCCAGCGTATCGCTATCGCTCGTGCGCTGCTGCGTAACAGTCCAATACTGATTCTCGACGAAGCAACGTCGGCGTTGGACACCGAATCTGAACGCGCTATTCAGGCCGCACTCGACGAACTGCAGAAAAACCGCACCTCGTTGGTTATCGCCCACCGCCTGTCGACGATTGAACAGGCTGACGAGATCGTGGTGGTGGAAGACGGTCAGATCGTTGAACGCGGCAGCCATATCGACCTGCTGGAGCATAAAGGCGTTTACGCTCAGCTGCATAAGATGCAGTTCGGCGCATGA
- the lpxK gene encoding tetraacyldisaccharide 4'-kinase, whose translation MIARIWSGESPLWRLLLPLSWLYGLVSGLIRLSYKLGWRKAWRAPVPVVVVGNLTAGGNGKTPVVVWLVEQLQQRGIRIGVVSRGYGGKAASYPLLLNADTRTAEAGDEPVLIYQRTGAPVAVSPVRSDAVKALLAANELQLIVTDDGLQHYKLARDKEIVVIDGVRRFGNGWWLPAGPMRERASRLRSVDAVIVNGGIAHAGEIPMQLRPGQAVNLLTGERQDVAAFENVVAMAGIGHPPRFFATLESCGVRPVKTVALADHQALTPSDVAALATSQQTLLMTEKDAVKCREFAQANWWYLPVDAIMTDERAQRLLTDLVTLAQR comes from the coding sequence ATGATTGCTCGCATCTGGTCCGGTGAGTCTCCCTTATGGCGGCTGCTGCTTCCGCTCTCCTGGCTGTATGGCCTGGTGAGCGGATTAATAAGGCTTAGCTATAAGCTGGGGTGGAGAAAGGCCTGGCGAGCGCCGGTCCCGGTGGTGGTGGTGGGTAATCTGACCGCTGGCGGCAATGGCAAAACGCCGGTTGTCGTCTGGCTGGTGGAACAACTCCAGCAGCGCGGTATTCGCATTGGCGTCGTTTCACGCGGTTACGGCGGTAAAGCGGCAAGCTATCCGCTGCTGCTTAATGCCGATACCCGCACTGCGGAAGCGGGCGATGAGCCGGTGCTGATTTACCAGCGAACCGGCGCGCCGGTTGCTGTCTCACCAGTGCGTAGCGATGCGGTAAAGGCTCTTTTGGCTGCCAACGAGCTCCAGCTTATCGTCACTGATGATGGCCTGCAGCATTATAAGCTGGCGCGTGACAAAGAAATTGTGGTGATTGACGGCGTGCGCCGTTTTGGTAACGGCTGGTGGCTACCCGCAGGCCCCATGCGCGAACGCGCTTCGCGTTTACGCAGCGTGGATGCGGTGATCGTTAACGGCGGTATCGCTCATGCTGGCGAGATACCGATGCAGCTTCGCCCGGGTCAGGCGGTGAATCTATTGACCGGTGAACGTCAGGACGTGGCGGCCTTTGAGAATGTGGTGGCAATGGCTGGAATCGGTCACCCGCCGCGTTTTTTCGCTACCCTTGAAAGCTGCGGTGTACGGCCGGTAAAAACCGTCGCCTTAGCCGACCATCAGGCGCTGACACCGAGCGATGTTGCCGCGCTGGCGACGTCGCAGCAAACTTTGCTGATGACCGAAAAAGATGCGGTGAAGTGTCGCGAGTTTGCGCAGGCAAACTGGTGGTATCTTCCGGTCGACGCGATAATGACAGATGAACGCGCACAGCGGTTGCTCACGGACTTAGTTACGCTGGCGCAACGCTAA